The Elaeis guineensis isolate ETL-2024a chromosome 14, EG11, whole genome shotgun sequence genome has a segment encoding these proteins:
- the LOC105057827 gene encoding G2/mitotic-specific cyclin S13-7 isoform X2, whose translation MASTHDVVVPQQQRGDVPIPIVKQKAAAGGDGKNRRALGDIGNLVIVRGVEGKPQPQISRPVTSSGAQLPANAQLAAIATADKFQKPVVVAADVAVRKCCAKAVKPKAAVKPKPEEIIEISPATNEELRHVNQQNFKKTSSRKKVHTFSSVLTARSKAASGFTDKPKDLVHDIDALDADDQLAVVDYVEDIYKFYKLAENSSWPNDYMDSQIEINAKMRAILADWLIEVHHKFGLMPETLYLTFYIIDRYLSLETVRRKELQLVGVSAMLIACKYEEIWAPEVSDFICISDSAYSREQILSKEKGILNKLEWNLTVPTPYMFLVRFLKAAMLDKEMEYMTFFFAELGLMEYSMIMYCPSLIAASAVYVARCTLKKTPFWSETLKHHTGFSEPQLLDCAQHLVSFHSKAAESKLKVVFRKYSSPQCGAVALHPPAAKLLDELKAAALT comes from the exons ATGGCATCGACGCATGATGTCGTAGTTCCTCAGCAGCAGAGAG GTGATGTTCCTATTCCCATTGTCAAACAGAAAGCAGCAGCTGGAGGGGATGGAAAGAACCGTCGAGCACTAGGAGACATTGGAAATCTTGTAATTGTCCGGGGTGTTGAGGG GAAACCACAGCCTCAGATCTCTCGCCCTGTGACTAG TTCTGGTGCTCAGCTTCCAGCAAATGCACAATTAGCTGCTATTGCCACTGCTGATAAG TTTCAGAAGCCAGTGGTTGTAGCTGCTGATGTAGCAGTGCGAAAGTGCTGTGCCAAGGCAGTCAAGCCAAAAGCTGCTGTTAAGCCCAAACCTGAGGAAATTATCGAAATCAGTCCTGCCACAAATGAAGAACTGAGGCATGTTAACCAACAAAATTTTAAGAAGACCTCTTCAAGGAAGAAAGTTCACACTTTTAGTTCAGTACTAACTGCACGAAGCAAG GCTGCTTCTGGATTTACTGATAAGCCAAAAGATCTGGTTCATGATATCGATGCTTTGGATGCTGACGATCAGTTAGCTGTTGTGGATTATGTTGAAGATATCTACAAGTTTTACAAACTTGCTGAG AACTCTAGCTGGCCGAATGACTACATGGACTCCCAAATTGAGATCAATGCAAAGATGAGAGCTATTCTGGCTGACTGGCTGATCGAAGTACACCATAAGTTTGGGCTGATGCCTGAGACCCTCTATCTCACATTTTACATAATTGATCGGTACCTTTCCTTGGAAACAGTCCGCAGGAAGGAGTTGCAGCTTGTGGGTGTGAGCGCAATGCTCATTGCCTGCAAATATGAGGAGATATGGGCTCCAGAG GTCAGCGACTTCATATGCATATCAGACAGCGCATATAGCAGAGAGCAGATATTGAGCAAGGAGAAAGGAATTCTGAACAAGCTTGAATGGAACTTAACTGTTCCCACACCCTACATGTTCCTCGTGCGTTTTCTGAAAGCTGCCATGCTTGATAAAGAG ATGGAGTACATGACCTTCTTCTTTGCTGAGCTGGGTTTGATGGAATACTCAATGATCATGTACTGCCCATCCTTGATCGCCGCTTCTGCTGTCTATGTGGCACGGTGTACACTCAAGAAGACTCCCTTCTGGAGCGAAACACTCAAGCATCACACAGGCTTCTCAGAGCCTCAGTTGCT GGATTGTGCGCAGCATCTAGTGAGCTTTCATTCCAAAGCAGCAGAGAGTAAGCTGAAAGTAGTGTTTAGGAAGTACTCGAGCCCTCAATGTGGTGCTGTTGCCTTGCATCCTCCTGCTGCTAAACTGCTTGATGAGCTGAAGGCAGCAGCTTTGACATGA
- the LOC105057827 gene encoding G2/mitotic-specific cyclin S13-7 isoform X1, with protein MASTHDVVVPQQQRGDVPIPIVKQKAAAGGDGKNRRALGDIGNLVIVRGVEGKPQPQISRPVTSSGAQLPANAQLAAIATADKKPVVVAADVAVRKCCAKAVKPKAAVKPKPEEIIEISPATNEELRHVNQQNFKKTSSRKKVHTFSSVLTARSKAASGFTDKPKDLVHDIDALDADDQLAVVDYVEDIYKFYKLAENSSWPNDYMDSQIEINAKMRAILADWLIEVHHKFGLMPETLYLTFYIIDRYLSLETVRRKELQLVGVSAMLIACKYEEIWAPEVSDFICISDSAYSREQILSKEKGILNKLEWNLTVPTPYMFLVRFLKAAMLDKEMEYMTFFFAELGLMEYSMIMYCPSLIAASAVYVARCTLKKTPFWSETLKHHTGFSEPQLLDCAQHLVSFHSKAAESKLKVVFRKYSSPQCGAVALHPPAAKLLDELKAAALT; from the exons ATGGCATCGACGCATGATGTCGTAGTTCCTCAGCAGCAGAGAG GTGATGTTCCTATTCCCATTGTCAAACAGAAAGCAGCAGCTGGAGGGGATGGAAAGAACCGTCGAGCACTAGGAGACATTGGAAATCTTGTAATTGTCCGGGGTGTTGAGGG GAAACCACAGCCTCAGATCTCTCGCCCTGTGACTAG TTCTGGTGCTCAGCTTCCAGCAAATGCACAATTAGCTGCTATTGCCACTGCTGATAAG AAGCCAGTGGTTGTAGCTGCTGATGTAGCAGTGCGAAAGTGCTGTGCCAAGGCAGTCAAGCCAAAAGCTGCTGTTAAGCCCAAACCTGAGGAAATTATCGAAATCAGTCCTGCCACAAATGAAGAACTGAGGCATGTTAACCAACAAAATTTTAAGAAGACCTCTTCAAGGAAGAAAGTTCACACTTTTAGTTCAGTACTAACTGCACGAAGCAAG GCTGCTTCTGGATTTACTGATAAGCCAAAAGATCTGGTTCATGATATCGATGCTTTGGATGCTGACGATCAGTTAGCTGTTGTGGATTATGTTGAAGATATCTACAAGTTTTACAAACTTGCTGAG AACTCTAGCTGGCCGAATGACTACATGGACTCCCAAATTGAGATCAATGCAAAGATGAGAGCTATTCTGGCTGACTGGCTGATCGAAGTACACCATAAGTTTGGGCTGATGCCTGAGACCCTCTATCTCACATTTTACATAATTGATCGGTACCTTTCCTTGGAAACAGTCCGCAGGAAGGAGTTGCAGCTTGTGGGTGTGAGCGCAATGCTCATTGCCTGCAAATATGAGGAGATATGGGCTCCAGAG GTCAGCGACTTCATATGCATATCAGACAGCGCATATAGCAGAGAGCAGATATTGAGCAAGGAGAAAGGAATTCTGAACAAGCTTGAATGGAACTTAACTGTTCCCACACCCTACATGTTCCTCGTGCGTTTTCTGAAAGCTGCCATGCTTGATAAAGAG ATGGAGTACATGACCTTCTTCTTTGCTGAGCTGGGTTTGATGGAATACTCAATGATCATGTACTGCCCATCCTTGATCGCCGCTTCTGCTGTCTATGTGGCACGGTGTACACTCAAGAAGACTCCCTTCTGGAGCGAAACACTCAAGCATCACACAGGCTTCTCAGAGCCTCAGTTGCT GGATTGTGCGCAGCATCTAGTGAGCTTTCATTCCAAAGCAGCAGAGAGTAAGCTGAAAGTAGTGTTTAGGAAGTACTCGAGCCCTCAATGTGGTGCTGTTGCCTTGCATCCTCCTGCTGCTAAACTGCTTGATGAGCTGAAGGCAGCAGCTTTGACATGA